GGCTTGGGCGTGGTCATGCGGCCGGATTAGTGACGGCCCTCAAGTTGTGGATTCCCGATTCCTCTCCACAAATGCGAATTCTGGATCTTGGCTGCGGGGATGGTTCCTTCGGCCCCTCGATGTTTCCTGATCAAGCCGCCAAGTTCTGCGGTATCGACCTTTCTAAACCGGCCATGAAACTTGCGGCGAAAGGCTGGCCGGAAGCCACTTGGGTTCTTGCAAATGCAGATCGCGGTCTGCCTGTTATGGATTCAAGTGTGGACTGTGTGCTGTCTTTGTTTGGGCGGAGGCCCGTGGCTGAAATCAAGCGAGTGCTAAGTGCATCCGGTTGTTGCATTGTCGCAGTGCCTGCCGAAGACGATCTGATTGAGCTTCGGGAGGCGGTGCAAAAGGAAGGCACGCATCGGAGTCGAGTCGACGCAATTGTCCAAGAGATGAATGACAACGGGTTGCTCTGTGCCGAACAAAAGCAATGGCGAACGAGGATCGAGATCGGCCTCGACGAAATCGAAGACGCATTAGCGATGACCTATCGAGGGCGGCGGTGGTCGGAACAGAAACGAATTGCTTCGATCAACGCAACGAAGGTGACTCTGGCTGCCGACTTGATGTTGTTTCGTGGGCAATGATCGGTATCTGTTTCATCAGAGCACCGGCGGGAGCAAATGGCTGTATAGGAATATCTGTCAGCGTTCTTTCAAGCCCGGTTGCGATTTTGACGGGCTCAACTTGAAGAAAACGAAAAAAGTATCCTCAGAATAGGCTAGGCCCGGGGATGTGGATTGACCCGTTGTTTTCGCCAGCAGACCGTAGGATATTCGAGATTGATGAATTGAGCAAAATCTGAAATGAATCCAGCCGTCTGAGGAAATCGCTTTCCAATCACGATTTTTCGGAACACGCAGGTCGACAGGACCTATTACTTTTAAGGCAGGGCTACTTTTAAGGCAGGGCACTGATCGTCGAGCCAGAGTTTTTGTGCAGCCCACTAAACCAGATAGGCTAATTTGCGATTTCTGGATCCGAGATTTGGACAAAGATAGATCTACCCTTTATTGTTGAAACGTCATCGTAAATTGACGAGTTTGGCGATGTTTGCTAACGATTGTTGTCAGGCGACATTAGCTTAGTCTGACGAGGCTGGCCCGACGCCCCATCGAAATTTCAATCGATGAATAAACGATTTTTGTTACGATTTATCAGACGAAGCCATTAGGTAGCTATACGAATCCGGAACAGCCCCTCTCAGCATCGACTTCGGTTTGCCATACGATTAAGGCATCGCGCCTCGATGGTACGACCCATTCGAACATTGCGAAACGGCGTTCCAGTTGCACAAAACACCAAATCCCTCGGGGATGATGGAATATCACGGTCAATGACAACGACTCAACTCAAACTTGTCCAACGATTATTGATTGCGATATTGATTGCGATATTGATTCCCATTTTGTTTGCCGGCATCACCCTTATGTCTGCGCCCTCGGCAAAAGCTGCCGTCCAACAAGAGGAGGATGAACGGGACCGCGAAGAGCTGGACGAAGAGGACGAAGAAGAGGGCTTCGAGGAAGAAAATGGGCAACTCGAAGAACTCTTGGAAATCCGAGAACACCTTGCGTTCGACCTTGAGGAGCTTGAGTCAACGGCGACGAGATTGAAGAAACGCATCGCGATGATCGACGAGTTTGTCGCGACGGTGAAAAAGCGGGTCTCCATTGAAAGACAGGTGGAACAAGCCGAAGACGATGGCAATGTTGCACGGGTGGAAAAACTTGATCTTGAACTCGAACGGCTTGAAATCGAAATTGAGAGTCGGGAGCAGATCATGGAAGCCGAGTATGAACTCTTAGAGATTGAAGAAGGTCTACGGGAAGCACGCGAAGAAGACGATGAAGCACGTATCGAGCTGCTTGAACGATTAAGCGAAGGCTTGCGTGAAGTTCAAAAAATAACCAAAAAACTCATGCCCATCTATTTAAATGGTCCCGAGTCAGCCGAGGGGCCCTTGGAGCAAGAACGCGCCAAGATCCAGACGAAGCTGGAAAAGGTGTTTCGCTCATTTCAAGTTTTAGAGGAATTACGCGAAGCGGAAGAGGAAGCCGATGAAGAACGCATTGACGAGCTCGAGGAGAAGCTTCAGGAATTGCGACGTGGCATTGACGAACGCCAAGAAGATTCGCCGCGGGCAGAGAAGAGTGAAAAGAATGCGTCCGTTGATATTCCCAACCCGATTGTGGTGAACGAGCAAACGCTTGCACCCTATGTTCAATTGGATATCCAACGCGATGTGGCACCCCTGCTGCGCAAGTATTGCGTGGACTGTCATGGGAATGATTCATCTTCCGGCGAACTGAACTTGGAAGCATTACTCACCGAATCGCCTATCGTCAAAAGCCGAGAAAAGTGGATCAACGTGATTGAGCAAACCAAAAATCACGTGATGCCGACGGAAGATGGACTGCAGCCGGATCTGAAGGATCGTAAGACGATTGTTTTGGCGTTGCATCATGCCATTCACAATTTCGACTACAGCGATATTCGCGACCCAGGGTTTGAAGCGACAAGACGTTTAACGCATCGCGAGTACAGCCACACCGTTCGCGACCTTTTTGGAATTGAAATCGATGTTGTTGACCGGTTCCCTGATGATCTGACAGCGACTAGCGGTTTTGATAACAGCGCA
The window above is part of the Pirellulaceae bacterium genome. Proteins encoded here:
- a CDS encoding methyltransferase domain-containing protein, encoding MLELRCTVRNCRQSLVHSEDRLGCAAGHHFDQAKEGYWNLTQPQDKKSTNPGDNREAVFARHRWLGRGHAAGLVTALKLWIPDSSPQMRILDLGCGDGSFGPSMFPDQAAKFCGIDLSKPAMKLAAKGWPEATWVLANADRGLPVMDSSVDCVLSLFGRRPVAEIKRVLSASGCCIVAVPAEDDLIELREAVQKEGTHRSRVDAIVQEMNDNGLLCAEQKQWRTRIEIGLDEIEDALAMTYRGRRWSEQKRIASINATKVTLAADLMLFRGQ